One segment of Desulfovibrio inopinatus DSM 10711 DNA contains the following:
- the corA gene encoding magnesium/cobalt transporter CorA has product MSTMMSAVQSKGTVDSSEIGSNGCRETDNAEIPSAQFLLYGNGSLCESEYVPGVTQLPELLDDQILWVKVLGIHDYPFVKTICEQFAIDDDLLEDTVDTSMRPRYLELDNGISITIKSIDIDPVTRSIHAEHGAMISMGQVVLTFQECRTHPWNDFVKRLRRGRHWNKSDPHYLVFSLVDTILDHYLASMGSMTDTLQELEDKLLDVQTQETLLEMFRIKREIALLRKNIWPLREIVQGLSHKRKSKKVSEYALDILRDIRDDVKEVIDLLNTVDNVITGLIDLNSSIADMTMNRVMKVLTVMGTIFLPLTFITSLYGMNFKNMPELEWHDGYYIVLGVMLAITLGMVWFFRRKRWI; this is encoded by the coding sequence ATGAGTACCATGATGTCTGCTGTGCAATCGAAAGGAACCGTTGATTCTTCTGAAATCGGGAGCAATGGATGTCGCGAGACGGACAATGCCGAAATACCTTCGGCACAGTTTCTCCTGTATGGGAATGGCTCGCTCTGTGAAAGTGAATATGTCCCAGGGGTCACCCAACTCCCCGAATTACTGGATGATCAGATTTTGTGGGTAAAAGTTCTTGGTATTCATGATTATCCATTTGTGAAGACAATATGTGAGCAATTCGCAATTGATGATGATTTGTTAGAGGATACGGTCGATACAAGCATGCGGCCGCGATATCTTGAATTGGATAACGGGATCTCCATTACCATCAAGAGCATCGACATTGATCCTGTAACGCGTTCAATCCATGCCGAACATGGAGCGATGATTTCCATGGGGCAGGTCGTTTTGACCTTTCAAGAGTGTCGTACACACCCATGGAATGATTTTGTGAAGCGATTGCGCCGAGGAAGACATTGGAATAAAAGCGATCCGCATTACTTGGTTTTTTCACTGGTCGATACGATATTGGACCATTATCTGGCATCGATGGGCTCGATGACAGATACCTTACAAGAGCTTGAAGACAAGCTCCTTGATGTCCAAACGCAGGAAACACTTCTGGAAATGTTTCGGATCAAGCGTGAAATTGCCTTGTTGCGAAAAAATATATGGCCCTTACGTGAAATTGTTCAAGGGCTTTCGCATAAAAGGAAATCCAAAAAAGTCAGTGAATATGCGCTCGATATCTTGCGTGACATTCGAGATGACGTCAAAGAAGTCATTGACTTGCTCAATACGGTGGACAACGTCATTACGGGTCTTATTGATTTGAATTCAAGTATTGCCGATATGACGATGAACAGAGTGATGAAAGTGCTGACCGTCATGGGAACAATCTTTCTTCCACTCACGTTTATTACCAGCTTGTACGGGATGAACTTTAAAAATATGCCGGAATTGGAATGGCACGACGGCTATTATATTGTTCTTGGTGTCATGCTCGCCATTACTCTCGGTATGGTATGGTTCTTTCGTCGTAAGCGATGGATTTAA
- a CDS encoding 4Fe-4S binding protein, producing MVDFRRVLQTIFLLIFWLLLGLTVFPFVIGITVQWALVFDPFLVVGTALATRTFPAMFGLGILVWMSALILGRAFCGYMCPMGATLDLVGWILRSPRKPAMWSPRLFRWKFLFLIACLAAATFGVSLVFLGSPLSLVTRFYALLLEPVASFLGNTVLDGMRTALDWVGIDALRYIHWGSRKYAAVAFVLVTFGALFWLARTTPRFWCRYLCPAGAMLGLASRRPIVRRRVDASCIDCKKCVANCPMNAIPDDPQTTRLDECILCQTCAQVCPVRAIAFTRLSDQSQHRTHVDDLSRRAVLTAASAGVGVAVLVLTGLHESASFDDGGGRIMDPTLIRPPGAVPEHSFLAACVRCGACMRVCPTNMLQPTWLASGFAGLSSPIGVPRRGPCEPLCNACGLVCPTGAIRPLILEEKMWAKMGTAHITRQKCLAWELDRKCLVCDEACPYDAISLRQVPGIVSAVPFVDENKCAGCGFCERYCPVTALPAISVEPMGAVRLASGSYAEYGRAAGLTISRKVKVAPTLSNQEQDTGELPPGFLVD from the coding sequence ATGGTCGATTTCCGTCGTGTTCTCCAGACCATTTTTCTACTCATTTTTTGGCTCTTGCTCGGATTGACGGTTTTTCCGTTTGTTATCGGAATTACTGTTCAATGGGCGCTTGTTTTCGATCCGTTTTTGGTCGTGGGAACGGCGTTGGCAACACGGACCTTTCCGGCCATGTTCGGCCTGGGTATACTTGTCTGGATGTCGGCTTTGATCTTGGGACGTGCCTTTTGCGGGTATATGTGCCCTATGGGGGCGACCCTGGACCTTGTCGGTTGGATATTACGTTCACCTCGTAAGCCTGCGATGTGGTCTCCGCGCTTGTTTCGATGGAAATTTCTGTTTCTTATTGCCTGTCTTGCCGCGGCTACATTTGGAGTATCACTGGTTTTTCTGGGTTCACCACTTTCTCTGGTTACGCGGTTCTATGCACTGCTTCTTGAACCTGTGGCGTCATTTCTTGGAAATACGGTTCTCGATGGCATGCGCACGGCCCTCGACTGGGTCGGTATCGATGCATTGCGGTATATTCATTGGGGATCACGGAAATATGCTGCCGTGGCATTTGTGCTTGTCACATTTGGTGCGCTATTCTGGTTGGCTCGGACAACACCGCGTTTTTGGTGTCGGTATCTCTGTCCGGCTGGGGCCATGCTCGGTCTGGCTTCGAGACGGCCAATTGTTCGGCGCCGCGTCGATGCCTCTTGCATCGACTGCAAAAAATGCGTCGCCAATTGTCCTATGAATGCCATCCCCGATGATCCTCAAACGACCCGGCTGGATGAATGTATTCTGTGCCAGACCTGTGCGCAGGTCTGTCCCGTTAGGGCTATTGCGTTTACGCGTCTCTCCGACCAGTCACAGCACCGTACACATGTGGACGACCTGTCTCGCCGCGCTGTACTGACGGCAGCTTCAGCCGGAGTCGGGGTCGCAGTACTTGTATTGACGGGGCTGCATGAATCGGCGTCCTTCGATGACGGTGGGGGACGCATTATGGACCCGACTTTGATTCGGCCACCCGGTGCCGTACCGGAACACAGCTTTCTTGCGGCCTGTGTTCGCTGTGGTGCGTGCATGCGCGTGTGTCCGACCAATATGTTGCAACCGACGTGGCTTGCGTCGGGATTTGCCGGATTATCCAGTCCGATTGGTGTTCCCCGACGCGGACCGTGTGAACCATTGTGCAATGCATGTGGTCTCGTTTGTCCGACTGGAGCTATTCGACCTCTTATCTTGGAAGAAAAAATGTGGGCCAAAATGGGAACGGCTCACATTACACGGCAAAAGTGCCTTGCCTGGGAACTTGATCGGAAATGCCTTGTGTGTGATGAAGCGTGTCCCTACGATGCGATCAGTTTGCGTCAGGTTCCGGGGATTGTTTCGGCCGTGCCATTCGTTGACGAGAATAAATGTGCAGGATGTGGTTTTTGCGAGCGGTATTGTCCTGTCACAGCTTTGCCGGCCATTTCGGTGGAACCGATGGGAGCCGTTCGTTTGGCGTCGGGATCCTATGCCGAATATGGTCGTGCAGCCGGTTTGACGATAAGCCGAAAAGTAAAAGTCGCACCGACTCTTTCCAATCAGGAACAGGATACAGGGGAGCTGCCGCCAGGATTTCTTGTCGATTAA
- a CDS encoding DUF58 domain-containing protein — translation MISPPLYKQLRRIHLRGKRISDALMAGHFRSVFRGHGVEFEEVGVYDENDDVKHIEWNVTARMGRPFVKRYREEREQTVMLLVDTSASLGVGHVGHRKLETAAETAALLALCAQGNGDAVGAMLFSESVEMVLPAKKTQSAVWRIVREIVGVNRATGKTSLRTVLEEFGRMHKRRAIVFLISDFADTGYMDALRPVAGRHDLVAVMVHDPLDFDLPEAGIVHAVDPETHETVVWDCFDAASRRRFHTAAIADFEQRQAELRAAGVDIVECSTDASPVDALYRFFRLRERRLGR, via the coding sequence ATGATTTCCCCGCCGCTTTATAAACAGCTTCGCCGTATTCACCTTCGAGGAAAACGTATTTCGGATGCACTCATGGCCGGTCATTTTCGATCCGTCTTTCGAGGACATGGTGTCGAATTTGAAGAAGTCGGGGTGTATGACGAAAACGATGACGTGAAGCATATCGAATGGAACGTCACGGCCCGTATGGGGAGACCGTTTGTTAAACGATACCGTGAAGAACGTGAACAGACCGTCATGTTGCTTGTCGACACGAGCGCATCGCTCGGAGTGGGACATGTCGGGCACCGCAAACTGGAAACGGCGGCGGAGACCGCCGCGTTGCTGGCTCTGTGTGCGCAGGGAAACGGTGATGCTGTTGGGGCCATGTTGTTCAGTGAATCCGTTGAAATGGTTTTGCCGGCAAAAAAGACGCAATCCGCAGTCTGGCGAATTGTCCGCGAAATCGTCGGCGTCAATAGAGCCACGGGAAAAACATCGCTTCGCACTGTCTTGGAAGAATTTGGCCGCATGCATAAACGCCGCGCTATTGTCTTTCTCATTTCCGACTTTGCTGACACCGGTTACATGGATGCCTTGCGCCCTGTCGCCGGTCGACACGATCTTGTGGCAGTCATGGTTCATGATCCTTTGGACTTTGATTTGCCCGAAGCCGGGATTGTTCATGCCGTTGATCCTGAAACTCATGAAACGGTTGTCTGGGATTGTTTCGATGCCGCTTCTCGCAGACGATTTCATACTGCGGCAATCGCCGATTTCGAACAGCGTCAGGCGGAATTACGTGCTGCCGGAGTGGATATTGTAGAATGCAGTACAGATGCTTCTCCTGTGGATGCACTGTATCGTTTCTTTCGGCTTCGTGAACGCCGCCTCGGGAGATAA
- a CDS encoding AAA family ATPase has protein sequence MEPDEISQRIEELQPLVAAVKAEMAKVVVGQFDLIEGLLIGLFTKGHILLEGVPGLAKTTAVKALAAAVHARFKRIQFTPDLLPADILGNRVYHPETGSFSTKKGPLFNNIILADEINRAPSKVQSALLEAMQERQITIGEETFPLDDPFLVLATQNPIEHEGTYPLPEAQVDRFMLKIILGYPSMEDEREIVKRHGSALAEPPQAVLTRQGLDSISRVIQNVYIDDAILEYILRIVFATRFPGESNLGDIAGFIEFGASPRASICLSEASRARAFLHGREYVVPDDIKAVALPVLRHRLILTYEAEAESQDADAVIHHILAHVPTP, from the coding sequence ATGGAACCAGATGAAATTTCACAACGTATTGAAGAACTTCAGCCACTCGTGGCAGCGGTCAAAGCAGAAATGGCCAAGGTTGTTGTCGGCCAATTCGATTTGATTGAAGGCTTGCTTATCGGGCTGTTCACCAAAGGGCATATATTGCTTGAAGGCGTTCCCGGACTCGCCAAAACGACTGCGGTCAAAGCCTTGGCTGCGGCCGTACATGCCCGCTTCAAACGTATTCAATTCACCCCGGATCTGTTGCCGGCCGATATTCTCGGAAACCGTGTTTATCATCCTGAAACTGGCTCTTTTTCGACGAAAAAAGGACCACTCTTCAACAACATCATTTTAGCTGATGAGATCAACCGTGCCCCTTCGAAGGTGCAATCCGCGTTGTTGGAAGCCATGCAGGAACGGCAGATTACGATTGGTGAAGAGACATTTCCCCTGGATGATCCATTTCTTGTGCTTGCCACGCAAAACCCAATCGAACATGAAGGCACATATCCCTTGCCTGAAGCGCAAGTCGATCGATTCATGTTAAAAATCATTCTTGGGTATCCGAGCATGGAGGATGAGCGTGAAATCGTCAAACGCCATGGTTCGGCCTTGGCTGAGCCTCCGCAAGCTGTTCTGACACGTCAAGGATTGGACAGTATCTCTCGCGTCATACAAAATGTGTACATTGACGACGCTATTCTCGAATATATTCTTCGCATTGTTTTTGCTACCCGATTTCCCGGTGAGTCCAATCTTGGTGATATTGCTGGGTTTATCGAGTTCGGCGCATCGCCGCGGGCGTCAATCTGTTTGAGTGAAGCTTCCCGTGCTCGGGCATTTCTGCATGGTCGAGAATATGTTGTCCCCGATGATATCAAGGCCGTGGCGCTCCCTGTGTTGCGGCATCGATTGATCTTAACCTACGAAGCGGAAGCCGAATCTCAAGACGCTGACGCGGTTATCCATCATATTCTTGCGCACGTCCCGACTCCGTAA
- a CDS encoding vWA domain-containing protein, protein MIEFAHPVWFVLLLVPLAVWIITVRRRRKQTGLTVTSVRPPTGMSLWLRLYRVLPIVPPFVLTLLVVALAGPHVGHDRTYVPSTGVSIVLAVDVSESMAALDFTLDGNSVNRLAAVKAVVDDFLKKRPGDRIGLVVFGSNAYTQAPLTLDHDALALALDRVSIGAAGSKTAVGDALGIALKRLEDVDSTSKVIVLLTDGRSNAGEISPESAALVAKQAGVTVHVIGVGSDKPAPFIINDPLFGQRVVHQRLEIDEPLLRSIADETGGLFFRASDTEGLRRIYDTINTLEKSDFKVMTFGDTTPLSGWFIGAAFGLMLVWMVLTATRLLSAP, encoded by the coding sequence ATGATTGAGTTTGCCCATCCGGTATGGTTCGTCTTGTTGTTGGTGCCGCTTGCCGTGTGGATCATAACCGTGCGGCGTCGCCGGAAACAAACGGGGTTGACGGTGACATCGGTACGCCCGCCAACTGGAATGTCGTTATGGCTTCGTCTGTATCGAGTATTACCGATCGTTCCCCCGTTCGTCTTGACGCTGCTCGTCGTTGCGTTGGCTGGACCGCATGTCGGTCACGATCGAACCTATGTTCCGTCAACTGGAGTGTCCATCGTCTTGGCCGTCGATGTCTCGGAAAGCATGGCCGCGCTCGACTTCACGCTTGATGGAAACTCTGTCAACAGGCTGGCTGCCGTTAAAGCGGTCGTGGATGATTTTCTCAAGAAACGGCCTGGTGACCGGATTGGGTTGGTTGTGTTCGGATCCAATGCCTATACCCAGGCTCCGTTGACCCTTGATCATGACGCTTTAGCTTTGGCGTTGGATCGCGTCTCTATTGGTGCAGCTGGATCGAAAACCGCGGTCGGGGATGCGCTGGGCATTGCCCTGAAGCGACTGGAAGATGTGGACAGTACATCCAAAGTCATCGTGCTGTTGACCGATGGACGATCCAATGCCGGAGAGATATCGCCGGAATCAGCCGCGCTTGTGGCTAAACAAGCCGGTGTTACTGTCCACGTCATTGGGGTCGGAAGCGATAAACCGGCACCGTTTATCATCAATGATCCGCTGTTCGGTCAGCGGGTTGTTCATCAGCGTCTGGAAATCGACGAACCCTTACTGCGGAGTATCGCCGACGAAACAGGTGGTTTGTTCTTTCGCGCGTCCGATACCGAGGGGCTGCGCCGTATCTATGATACCATCAATACTTTGGAAAAAAGTGACTTCAAGGTCATGACATTTGGCGATACCACGCCTTTATCCGGATGGTTTATCGGTGCTGCGTTCGGACTCATGTTGGTGTGGATGGTCTTGACCGCAACCCGATTATTGAGTGCGCCATGA
- a CDS encoding DUF4381 family protein: MAVDEAIQDIVDIKPLLAAPSPSSFWMVWMILGVGLCVLGIIIIWWWRRKRRSETISPRAVLKGYIQHMDDTGLSDGQWYTAMTNVVRQTAVIAWGVQASGLTAAELASLVELQTPDSALGRDVAAVLVRSEAMRFAPEGKTSAIGADQRAMDRETIHRFATRTALQDRVRHGGKHD, from the coding sequence ATGGCAGTAGACGAAGCCATACAGGATATTGTGGATATCAAGCCGCTGCTTGCGGCTCCGTCGCCATCTTCTTTTTGGATGGTGTGGATGATACTCGGTGTAGGGCTCTGCGTACTTGGCATCATTATTATATGGTGGTGGCGCCGAAAACGACGTTCTGAAACCATATCGCCACGCGCCGTGTTGAAGGGGTATATTCAACACATGGATGATACTGGGCTGTCAGATGGGCAGTGGTATACGGCGATGACCAATGTTGTACGTCAAACGGCTGTGATTGCATGGGGTGTGCAGGCTTCAGGGCTGACCGCGGCAGAGTTGGCATCGCTTGTTGAGTTGCAGACGCCCGATTCCGCATTGGGACGAGACGTTGCCGCTGTGCTGGTGCGCAGTGAAGCCATGCGTTTTGCGCCTGAAGGCAAGACTTCGGCAATCGGTGCCGATCAAAGAGCAATGGATCGCGAGACAATTCATCGTTTTGCAACTCGCACCGCCTTGCAGGACCGTGTACGTCATGGAGGCAAACATGATTGA
- a CDS encoding vWA domain-containing protein produces MTFAHPEYFWFLLGLPLVALVLVRAMRKRDRLFAGYVGAADTSRGRIVRWLRIVACVLGLACLLAALAEPVADTAQTVNLKRDGAALMVALDCSKSMLAEDVKPNRLERAKREAIDLTDRLSGDKVGLVAFAGDAFVQCPLTLDYSAFRLFLSVVGPNYFPVGGSNLAQAVDVALEAFSGNEGAGKAIIVISDGEETTEENEARMQDVAEKAKSMGIRIYTMGVGTTQGAPVPSAKGYMKTSDGSIVVSKLDDGLLKKIATITGGLYVDAVGTDDDLDVLYDKTIRRDMTRTTFEETRQQRRTGDISILVLVALGLFAFVFARPGGYAGRWILVLALVMGIRCPVWAMDTTDIEHLAQQAYEAERYDEALALYLKAQIENPTSSALYYNIGNAQYRLGHFKEAATQFAEALRQGTPDLQAQAAYNLGNARFKNHDIGGAIEAYETALRLNPNDTDAAKNLAFAKQVQQQQKQQQEQQGSSSQEQQQQEKSEQQGDSSQNQGTPNNSGESNSSESPGQSGTNTPSESSAPSEQTGGEKTEQHDNASSKNQNTDQTSQSQNIGESHKQDPEKQNDMSSSQDERHLDNGEEASAPDTASSDSEAPLSERLQAIDGEGEQGDDENTEAMRQTAVAGKSDEPSETSTESADQRVGLGVLDRLQDMPGGALRPTARKQQVTKDW; encoded by the coding sequence ATGACATTTGCTCATCCTGAATATTTTTGGTTTTTGCTTGGTTTGCCTCTCGTTGCTCTGGTGCTTGTACGGGCCATGCGAAAACGAGACAGACTGTTTGCCGGGTATGTTGGAGCGGCCGATACGTCTCGAGGACGTATCGTACGATGGTTACGTATTGTTGCCTGTGTGCTTGGGCTGGCCTGTCTTCTTGCCGCTTTGGCGGAACCGGTGGCCGATACGGCGCAGACCGTGAATCTCAAACGCGATGGCGCAGCACTGATGGTGGCGTTGGATTGCTCCAAAAGTATGCTGGCTGAGGATGTGAAACCGAATCGCTTGGAGCGCGCCAAGCGAGAAGCCATTGATCTGACGGATCGGCTATCTGGAGACAAAGTCGGTTTAGTTGCGTTTGCCGGCGATGCCTTTGTGCAATGTCCACTGACTTTGGATTATTCGGCGTTTCGATTGTTTTTGAGCGTTGTCGGACCCAATTATTTCCCGGTTGGCGGCTCAAATTTGGCTCAAGCTGTGGATGTCGCGTTAGAGGCTTTTTCCGGCAACGAAGGTGCGGGGAAGGCCATCATCGTTATCAGTGACGGCGAAGAGACGACAGAAGAAAATGAAGCGCGGATGCAGGACGTTGCCGAAAAAGCCAAATCCATGGGGATACGTATTTATACCATGGGCGTGGGCACGACGCAGGGCGCTCCGGTGCCCTCTGCAAAAGGGTATATGAAGACGTCGGACGGCTCTATTGTTGTTTCTAAACTTGATGACGGGTTGTTGAAGAAAATCGCTACGATCACGGGAGGACTTTATGTCGATGCCGTGGGGACGGACGATGACCTTGACGTACTTTATGATAAGACGATTCGTCGCGATATGACACGGACAACCTTTGAAGAAACCCGCCAGCAACGCCGAACGGGGGATATCTCTATACTTGTTCTTGTCGCTTTGGGGTTGTTTGCGTTCGTTTTTGCCAGACCGGGGGGATATGCTGGTCGATGGATACTTGTTCTGGCGTTGGTCATGGGAATACGCTGTCCGGTCTGGGCCATGGATACGACCGATATCGAACACCTGGCACAACAGGCGTATGAGGCTGAGCGATACGATGAAGCCCTGGCTTTGTATTTGAAAGCACAGATTGAAAACCCGACATCATCGGCGTTGTATTACAATATCGGCAACGCGCAGTATCGTTTAGGACATTTCAAAGAAGCGGCAACACAATTTGCTGAAGCGTTACGTCAAGGAACTCCTGATCTTCAGGCGCAAGCCGCCTATAACCTCGGCAATGCCCGGTTTAAAAATCATGACATAGGCGGCGCTATCGAGGCCTATGAAACCGCGTTACGCTTAAATCCTAATGATACGGATGCGGCCAAGAACCTTGCATTTGCCAAACAGGTACAACAACAGCAGAAGCAGCAACAAGAGCAGCAGGGTTCATCTTCTCAGGAGCAGCAACAGCAGGAGAAGAGTGAGCAACAGGGAGATTCCTCGCAAAATCAAGGAACTCCAAACAATAGCGGTGAATCTAATTCGTCGGAATCTCCTGGGCAGTCCGGGACAAACACGCCGTCTGAATCTTCCGCACCGTCAGAACAAACCGGTGGAGAGAAAACAGAACAGCACGACAATGCGTCGTCGAAAAATCAAAATACGGACCAAACGTCGCAAAGTCAGAATATCGGTGAGTCTCACAAACAAGACCCCGAAAAGCAAAATGATATGTCGTCTTCACAGGACGAACGACATCTCGATAATGGTGAAGAAGCATCTGCACCGGATACCGCTTCTTCTGATTCGGAGGCGCCTCTGTCCGAGCGTCTGCAGGCAATCGATGGAGAAGGCGAGCAGGGCGATGATGAGAATACTGAAGCGATGAGGCAAACTGCCGTTGCCGGTAAATCAGATGAACCATCGGAAACATCGACAGAAAGCGCCGATCAACGCGTCGGTCTTGGTGTGTTGGATCGGCTCCAGGATATGCCGGGCGGGGCGCTTCGACCGACGGCGCGCAAACAGCAGGTGACAAAGGACTGGTAA
- a CDS encoding DUF362 domain-containing protein has protein sequence MAQRNLFQFPKGTLAGMSRREFLKWQAKGACAMAACAGGILMPSGLWADVGCDIGLAKGDPAAATRAAVGLVGGMEAYVKPGDKVVIKPNFSFANPPEMATTTHPLVVSSLVAMCKEAGADRVRVLDHPLNSVELCLQQTGISTACQAIDPNAVHAVVDRRLYAETEISQGKAFRTTDVMKDVLEADVLIAAPVAKSHGSTGVSLSMKGMMGLIWERGIMHYRFDLNEAIVDLCTLLKADLAVIDATRVLTTNGPSGPGKVDILNTVIASPDMVAADAQAVTISTWYGRSFRPNQVKHIKLAAERGLGRLDIENLRVKRVEI, from the coding sequence ATGGCACAAAGGAATCTTTTCCAATTTCCAAAAGGAACCCTTGCCGGTATGTCCCGTCGCGAATTTCTGAAATGGCAAGCCAAAGGAGCATGTGCCATGGCCGCGTGCGCCGGGGGCATACTTATGCCTTCAGGACTGTGGGCAGATGTAGGGTGTGACATTGGTCTGGCCAAAGGAGACCCTGCTGCCGCCACACGGGCAGCCGTTGGGCTTGTTGGAGGTATGGAAGCCTATGTCAAACCGGGGGACAAGGTTGTCATCAAGCCGAATTTTTCTTTTGCCAATCCACCTGAAATGGCAACAACAACGCATCCTCTCGTGGTCTCATCGCTTGTGGCTATGTGTAAAGAAGCGGGAGCTGACCGGGTTCGCGTTTTGGACCATCCCTTAAATTCGGTTGAACTCTGTCTGCAGCAGACTGGTATCAGTACAGCCTGCCAAGCTATCGACCCGAACGCCGTTCATGCCGTTGTCGATCGTCGTCTTTATGCCGAAACCGAAATATCTCAAGGCAAAGCATTTCGGACAACCGATGTCATGAAGGATGTCCTTGAAGCGGATGTTCTTATCGCTGCTCCTGTGGCCAAGTCGCACGGTTCGACTGGAGTGAGTCTTTCCATGAAAGGTATGATGGGACTCATTTGGGAGCGCGGTATCATGCATTATCGTTTTGATTTGAACGAAGCGATTGTCGATTTGTGTACTTTACTTAAAGCTGATCTCGCTGTGATCGATGCAACCCGAGTGTTGACGACAAACGGTCCGTCCGGTCCGGGGAAAGTCGATATTCTCAATACAGTGATTGCTTCCCCCGATATGGTCGCAGCCGATGCACAGGCCGTAACCATATCCACGTGGTATGGCCGGTCTTTTCGGCCGAATCAGGTCAAGCATATCAAATTAGCCGCCGAACGTGGGTTGGGACGACTGGATATTGAAAATCTGCGTGTGAAGCGAGTGGAAATCTAA
- a CDS encoding BatD family protein yields MTILGSRFRERHHIFSLQWLVCAVLVMLVVSLAGSAFAQEDNAPEALVDRNTIAVGESLFLRVMVHGGDADIDTSVITNFEVVSRGTSTQIEAGMSGIERTTTYSYTLIPQKSGELQIPALPVKTDDGTQYTKPITITVTPDTESSDKDIFLRATVSNATPWVGEQVVYTLTVFLGLPISNAQLGEPEFSKADVVRLDGQTESEEIHNGRQYKTATFRFMVTPLEAGEIAVKPVTLRADMLVPTRNRNLPGRGFGQGFAGMDRFFSFSDLQPVAFRSNPVSLTAKALPPVPFGTTFSGLVGDFTLDVATDVTSARGGDSVTMTVTLSGRGNVASASLPAIVWPEGMKVYDDAPERDVNTDEKGYYGKKTFRLALVPAKPGTFVIPSVHITYFDPVVGKYKTLESEPISLTVTGQAVIASPVPSIDSSEKIVQSQTPATEPVIQLQQTPIRPLRRGPVVLTDEMSFGPLLFGVIALGSTALYVLFLLVRRFAARQTRRIQQAKRRVVNHARRALLADTDEAMLEAAGRALESVRQFSSNNSALERHIEKLNTMRFRPIPPGHEEIRTATEEALRIVEAICR; encoded by the coding sequence ATGACCATTTTGGGGTCCAGATTTCGGGAAAGGCATCATATATTTTCTCTACAGTGGCTGGTCTGCGCAGTGCTCGTTATGCTTGTTGTCTCACTCGCGGGCTCGGCATTCGCTCAAGAGGATAATGCTCCTGAGGCGCTTGTGGATCGGAATACTATCGCTGTTGGGGAATCTTTATTTCTTCGTGTCATGGTACATGGTGGAGATGCCGACATCGACACATCGGTGATTACAAACTTTGAGGTTGTTTCTCGAGGCACAAGCACTCAGATTGAAGCCGGGATGAGCGGTATTGAGCGCACCACAACCTATTCATATACCTTGATTCCGCAAAAGAGCGGTGAATTGCAGATCCCTGCGTTACCTGTGAAAACAGATGATGGGACACAATACACAAAACCCATTACCATCACGGTCACTCCCGATACGGAATCGTCCGATAAAGATATATTTCTTCGCGCCACGGTGAGTAATGCGACGCCGTGGGTCGGCGAGCAAGTTGTCTACACTTTGACCGTATTTCTTGGACTTCCGATCAGTAATGCACAACTTGGCGAGCCAGAATTTTCCAAAGCGGATGTTGTCCGATTAGATGGACAGACTGAGAGCGAAGAAATCCACAATGGACGGCAGTATAAAACAGCAACGTTTCGTTTTATGGTCACGCCATTAGAAGCAGGTGAGATTGCCGTTAAACCGGTCACATTGCGAGCCGATATGCTTGTGCCCACGAGAAACCGAAATCTGCCGGGTCGAGGTTTTGGGCAGGGTTTTGCCGGGATGGATCGCTTCTTTTCGTTTTCGGATTTGCAGCCCGTCGCGTTTCGCTCCAATCCGGTCTCTTTGACGGCAAAAGCGTTGCCGCCTGTTCCCTTTGGCACAACGTTTTCCGGACTTGTCGGCGATTTCACGTTGGATGTTGCGACGGATGTGACATCTGCTCGGGGCGGAGATTCCGTGACCATGACCGTCACCCTTTCGGGGCGAGGGAATGTTGCCAGTGCAAGTTTGCCGGCAATTGTGTGGCCAGAGGGCATGAAAGTATACGATGATGCTCCTGAGCGGGATGTGAATACCGATGAGAAAGGATATTACGGGAAGAAGACATTTCGTCTGGCGCTTGTTCCAGCCAAACCGGGCACTTTTGTCATTCCGTCCGTGCACATCACGTATTTCGATCCTGTTGTGGGGAAGTATAAGACACTGGAGTCGGAGCCCATTTCATTGACCGTGACGGGGCAGGCCGTGATAGCTTCGCCGGTGCCTTCCATCGATTCCTCAGAAAAAATAGTACAGTCGCAAACACCCGCAACCGAACCGGTCATACAGCTGCAACAGACACCAATTCGACCGTTACGTCGAGGGCCGGTCGTCCTCACTGATGAAATGTCATTTGGGCCGTTGCTTTTCGGCGTTATCGCACTTGGCTCGACAGCGCTATATGTTCTTTTTCTTTTAGTACGTCGTTTTGCTGCACGGCAAACTCGACGCATTCAACAAGCCAAGCGCCGAGTTGTGAATCATGCGCGCCGAGCTTTGCTGGCTGATACCGATGAAGCCATGCTTGAAGCGGCTGGTCGCGCGCTTGAGTCTGTTCGTCAGTTTTCTTCGAACAACAGTGCCCTTGAGCGTCATATCGAAAAACTCAATACCATGCGTTTCCGCCCGATACCGCCGGGACACGAGGAAATCCGTACCGCAACGGAGGAAGCGTTGCGTATTGTGGAGGCGATATGCCGATAA